In Clostridia bacterium, the following proteins share a genomic window:
- the rpoB gene encoding DNA-directed RNA polymerase subunit beta, protein MAHPVKYGKIERINFSKIDEVLAPPNLIEVQKKSYDWFTTAGIEEVMEEIGSISPDIGAYDPVKDKGASGSTHYLEFYDFRFDDKPKYSLAETKIRETTYAVPTRAKVRLVNRETGEVKEQEIFMGDFPLMTESGTFIINGAERVIVSQLVRSPGVYFAMVRDKSGKQLFSSTMIPNRGAWIEFETDTNDVFSVRIDRTRKVPATVLLRALSHQIDEDGVLRKVLNTETNEEIRAMFGEDALILSTLDKDTTTNYEEGILEIYKKLRPGEPPAVQSAQSLINNLFFDPRRYDLARVGRYKFNKKLSFENRASGLVLASDVICPATGEILACAGEVLDKEIIEVIDKSPVNVITVLTQEQKEVKIMSNDSCDIRYFFENADTKIINEKVKYSVLKEIMDKAEADKLSEEETLDLIYKNKKSLILKNVTVEDILATINYHLTIVYGIGNQDDIDHLGNRRLRSVGELLQNQVRVGFTRMARAIKERMITQQDMDTVTPQSLVNIRPIVAAVKEFFGNSQLSQFMDQTNPLAELTHKRRLSALGPGGLSRDRAGFEVRDVHHTHYGRMCPIESPEGPNIGLIGSLSTYGIVNEYGFIEAPYRKVDKKTGVVTTEVEYMTADVEDNYIIAQANEPLDKDGKFVNSRVTVRRRDEFMEIEAGKVDYMDVSPKQVVSVATAMIPFLENDDANRALMGSNMQRQSVPLLKAQAPIIATGMEYSAAVDSGVVVLAECDGTVTKVSGDHITITGKDKKVYDYDLIKFKRSNQSTCINQRPIVKCGEKVKKGQVVADGPSTSNGEVALGKNVLIGFMTWEGYNYEDAILINERIVKEDVFTSIHLEKYETEARDTKLGPEEITRDIPNVGEDALKDLDERGIIRIGAEVRPGDILVGKVSPKGETEVTSEERLLRAIFGEKAREVRDTSLRVPHGEAGIIVDVKVFTRENDNEMAPGVNMIVRVSIAQKRKISVGDKMAGRHGNKGVISRILPEEDMPYLPDGTTLDIVLNPLGVPSRMNIGQVLEVHLGYAARALGWNIATPVFDGANEDDIAKTLVKAGYDEDGKTVLYDGRTGEPFDNRVTVGIMYMLKLHHLVDDKIHARSTGPYSLVTQQPLGGKAQFGGQRFGEMEVWALEAYGAAYTLQEILTVKSDDIVGRVKTYEAIVKGENVPRPGVPESFKVLIKELQSLGLDMKVYAANDEEINLKDTEDDVVPAPRKIESEEDLIDYASGEGMAEDEDMDDEKDLDFADEDIIDDIDEELNDDILVDDDDDIDAILEEESN, encoded by the coding sequence ATTCTACGATTTCAGATTTGATGATAAACCAAAATATTCTCTGGCAGAAACAAAAATCAGAGAAACAACCTATGCGGTTCCCACAAGAGCAAAGGTACGATTAGTTAACAGAGAAACAGGAGAAGTTAAAGAGCAGGAAATATTTATGGGTGATTTCCCTCTTATGACAGAATCCGGTACATTTATTATAAACGGCGCGGAAAGAGTTATTGTCAGCCAGCTGGTAAGATCTCCGGGTGTTTATTTTGCTATGGTCAGAGATAAGTCCGGAAAACAGTTGTTTTCTTCCACTATGATTCCTAACCGTGGTGCATGGATAGAATTTGAAACTGACACTAACGATGTTTTCAGTGTAAGAATTGACAGAACAAGAAAAGTTCCTGCAACAGTTCTTTTAAGAGCATTGTCCCATCAGATAGATGAAGACGGTGTTTTGCGTAAAGTATTAAATACTGAAACAAATGAAGAAATAAGAGCAATGTTTGGGGAAGACGCTCTGATTCTTTCAACACTTGATAAAGATACCACAACAAATTACGAAGAAGGTATCCTTGAAATCTACAAAAAATTAAGACCTGGAGAGCCTCCTGCAGTTCAGAGTGCTCAGTCTTTAATAAATAATTTATTCTTCGACCCAAGAAGATATGACCTTGCAAGAGTAGGAAGATATAAATTCAATAAAAAATTATCTTTTGAAAACAGAGCATCAGGCTTAGTACTTGCAAGTGATGTTATCTGCCCTGCAACAGGCGAAATATTAGCATGTGCAGGAGAAGTTTTAGACAAAGAGATAATAGAAGTTATTGATAAATCTCCTGTAAACGTTATCACAGTTTTAACTCAGGAACAAAAAGAAGTTAAAATTATGTCTAACGATTCTTGTGATATAAGATATTTCTTTGAAAACGCAGATACAAAAATTATCAATGAAAAGGTTAAATATTCTGTATTAAAAGAAATTATGGATAAGGCAGAGGCGGACAAACTTTCAGAAGAAGAAACTCTTGACTTAATCTATAAAAATAAAAAATCTTTAATTCTTAAAAATGTTACTGTTGAAGATATACTTGCAACAATCAACTATCATCTTACAATAGTATACGGTATCGGAAATCAGGACGATATCGACCATCTTGGAAACAGAAGACTTCGTTCAGTTGGCGAACTTTTACAAAATCAGGTAAGAGTTGGCTTTACAAGAATGGCAAGAGCAATAAAAGAAAGAATGATTACCCAGCAGGATATGGATACTGTTACTCCTCAGAGTCTTGTTAATATAAGACCGATAGTTGCAGCAGTTAAAGAATTCTTCGGTAATTCTCAGCTTTCTCAGTTTATGGATCAGACCAACCCGCTTGCAGAACTTACTCATAAGAGAAGACTTTCTGCATTAGGTCCTGGTGGTTTGTCAAGAGACAGAGCCGGATTTGAAGTGCGTGACGTTCATCACACTCATTATGGACGTATGTGTCCTATCGAATCTCCTGAAGGTCCTAACATCGGTCTTATCGGTTCTTTATCAACATATGGTATAGTTAACGAATATGGCTTTATTGAAGCGCCTTACCGTAAAGTTGATAAGAAAACAGGGGTAGTTACAACTGAAGTTGAATATATGACAGCAGATGTAGAAGATAACTACATTATCGCTCAGGCGAATGAGCCTCTTGATAAAGACGGTAAATTTGTTAATTCCAGAGTTACCGTTAGAAGAAGAGACGAGTTTATGGAAATCGAAGCAGGAAAAGTTGACTATATGGACGTTTCTCCTAAACAGGTTGTGTCCGTTGCTACTGCTATGATTCCGTTCCTTGAAAATGACGATGCTAACCGTGCTCTGATGGGTTCAAACATGCAGCGTCAGAGTGTGCCTCTTCTTAAAGCACAAGCCCCAATCATTGCAACAGGTATGGAATATTCTGCTGCAGTTGATTCAGGCGTTGTTGTACTTGCTGAATGTGATGGTACTGTTACAAAGGTTAGCGGCGACCATATCACAATCACAGGCAAAGATAAAAAAGTTTACGATTATGATTTGATTAAATTCAAACGTTCCAACCAGTCTACATGTATCAACCAAAGACCTATCGTTAAATGCGGCGAAAAGGTTAAAAAAGGTCAGGTTGTTGCCGACGGGCCATCTACTTCAAACGGTGAAGTTGCCCTTGGTAAAAACGTGTTGATAGGCTTTATGACCTGGGAAGGTTATAACTACGAAGATGCTATTCTTATAAACGAAAGAATAGTTAAAGAAGATGTGTTCACATCTATCCACTTAGAAAAATACGAAACCGAAGCAAGAGATACAAAACTTGGCCCAGAAGAAATCACAAGAGATATTCCTAACGTTGGGGAAGATGCATTAAAAGACCTTGACGAAAGAGGTATTATCCGTATTGGTGCTGAAGTTAGACCTGGCGATATCTTAGTTGGTAAAGTTTCTCCTAAGGGCGAAACAGAAGTTACAAGCGAAGAAAGACTTCTTCGTGCAATCTTCGGCGAAAAAGCAAGAGAAGTAAGAGATACATCTTTAAGAGTACCTCACGGTGAAGCAGGTATAATTGTTGACGTTAAAGTATTCACAAGAGAAAACGACAACGAAATGGCTCCAGGCGTTAATATGATAGTAAGAGTCAGCATCGCTCAGAAGAGAAAAATCTCTGTTGGGGATAAAATGGCTGGTCGTCATGGTAATAAAGGGGTTATCTCAAGAATTCTTCCTGAAGAAGATATGCCTTACTTACCAGACGGTACAACACTTGATATCGTTCTTAACCCATTGGGCGTACCAAGCCGTATGAATATCGGTCAGGTGCTTGAAGTTCACTTAGGCTATGCTGCAAGAGCATTAGGCTGGAATATTGCAACACCTGTATTTGACGGTGCAAACGAAGACGATATTGCTAAAACATTGGTAAAAGCAGGTTATGATGAAGACGGTAAAACTGTTCTTTATGACGGAAGAACAGGCGAACCTTTTGATAACCGTGTTACTGTTGGTATTATGTATATGTTAAAACTTCATCACTTGGTTGATGATAAAATACATGCGCGTTCTACCGGTCCATACTCACTTGTTACTCAGCAGCCTCTTGGAGGTAAAGCACAGTTCGGTGGTCAGAGATTCGGGGAAATGGAAGTTTGGGCACTTGAAGCATACGGTGCTGCATACACACTTCAGGAAATACTTACAGTTAAATCTGACGATATAGTTGGTCGTGTTAAGACATACGAAGCCATCGTTAAAGGGGAAAATGTTCCTCGCCCTGGCGTTCCAGAATCATTCAAAGTTCTTATTAAGGAACTTCAGAGTTTAGGCCTTGATATGAAAGTATATGCCGCAAACGATGAAGAAATCAACTTAAAAGACACAGAAGACGATGTTGTTCCTGCACCTCGTAAGATAGAATCTGAAGAAGATCTTATCGATTACGCATCAGGAGAAGGAATGGCAGAAGACGAAGATATGGATGATGAAAAAGATTTAGATTTTGCTGATGAAGATATAATAGATGATATCGACGAAGAATTAAATGACGATATCTTAGTTGATGATGACGATGATATTGATGCTATCTTGGAAGAAGAAAGCAATTAG